The DNA region TACGGAAGAAGATTAGAAGAGAGGATACCAACAAACTATCCTTTTAATTTAAGGAACGACAAGAGAAACTACCCAGATACATATAAAAAAGACTTTAACTACTGTATAATCCTTACTCATAATAACAAACCAATTGATGCAAGGATAGTCAAAACAACAGAAACTTTAGAAAACTTCATAAAAGATAAACACGGCAGGCATAAGTTAGACATTTTATTTCACCCCAACCCTATCAAGCTAAAAGCAGACTTTTGGGAGAAGTATAGAAAAACCAGAAATGGAGCTGAAAGACTTAAACTCTTTGCAGACCAAAAAGTATTAGCTGATAGTAATATGCTATTCATAGATACAATAACAATAGATATAGATAGTCCATTTGAGCAATCAATAAAAGTATTAAATGAACTTACAAAAGAACTTGATATACCAGCTGAAATATTGGAAGTAAAGAAAACAAAAAGTGGTAATTTAAGGTTTAGCTTTGTTATTTATCCTATAAAACCAGATACATTAAATAAAAACGGAAAATCAAATTTACACAATGTAAAAGAATTTGTAAGCATTATAAATAAATACTTTAAATCAAAAGGACTAAAAGCCGATGACAGCTTTAAAAGAATAAATCACCCGGTATGGATAACAAAGCCAGAGGAACTTGTATTAGAAGCAACAGAAGAAACAGACTTTTATACTTTATATAGAAAAACTAAAGAATTAGATAAGAAACTAAAACAGCAGCAGAAAGCAAAAGACAATAGAGAAAGACAGAATAAGCCAAAAAGGAGGTTGGCATACTTACCAGCCTTCATTGCAAATAAGTTTAGACACATAGAATATAAAACAGCAATAGAAAAAGCAGTTGAAACACTTGCAAGAAGGAACAAAAAAGGTAGATATATATACTTTTTACAGCCAGTAGCAGGCTGGTGTAAATATTTAGGATTGAGCTATCAAGAGTATTACGACATAGTTTATCCATATGTAAGGGATAAACAAGAAGATATAAAGAAAGCCTGGAGATATGCGAGACCTTTAGAATTCAAAGAATATACACAAGAAAGAAAATACGATTTAGTAAAATATGCAGAGAAAGCAATTGACTACCTAAAAGAAAAAGGTCCAGCAGCAAGACAGGTTTTGCTAAAAGAAGTATTTGACAACCAAAGCTGGTTAGAACAGATAATAATGCTTGAATTAAAACAACAGGGTTTAATAAAAGAATCTTTTGAAAAAAACCCAGCAGGAGTAGGCAGACCTATAAAGGTTTATAGCCTTGATAAATCAATGTTTAAAGGCGAAACTTCTGAAAATATTGAAAATAAAGGGTTTGAGAACATTATTTCCTGTAATCCTTATCATTTAAAATTTAGGCAAATAAATAACTCTGTCTTTAGACAGAGTATACTGGAGGTGGTTGGTAAATTATTCCCCCGTTTTTCTTTCTTTGATCTTTCTATTGGTTTTGATAATTTTTTGGGAAAATATGACGGAAAGACAGTAGAGTTTATGAGGTCCAGTGGAAATGATATTTTGGGTATGATTTTAAGGGATGGAATCTTTGGTTTTCAAGGTGGGAAGAAGTTATTAATCTTTTTGTTTGATGGTGATAATATTGATAGTTGTCTGCAAATTTTTTTGAGTAAGTTTTGTTTTTTGGAGGATTTGTTAAATGGAGAAGAAAGGACAAAAACAGCTGGATAGGTTTGGGAGAATAGATAATTACTTAATGAGTTTGGACAGACAACTTGTAGAAGTGCATATAGCTTATGGAAATACAGTTTTGCAAATGCAAGGAACTTTAAAAGCGAAGGCAAAATATGATTTTATTTTAGAATTTCCTGATGATAATGGTAGACTTCAAAGGGTAATAATTAATAAAGCATACTTGATAATGGTTAAACCTTTACCACATTAGAGATTTAAAGTGTTGGATTTTGGAAAAGCTACATTTTATTTTTTTAATAGTGTTATAAAGAAAAGACCTTATATTAAGCCAGAGTGGATAGAAAGGGCAAGAAATGGTGATATAGTTTTAAAAGAGATGTAACCAGATGGCAGAATAAAAGTTTGGGTATATATTGAAGAAGAGGATAAATATTTAAGGGTTGTTTTTTTAGAAGATGGAGAAACAGTTCATAATGCCTTTTTTGATAGAGGTTTTCATAGGAGGAAACTATGAAGTTTAAATACTATCCCGAAACAGATACTCTTTATATAGAGGTTAAAAGTATTCCAAGTGTTGAGTCAGAGGAAATATTAGAGGGTATAGTTTTAGATTATGATGAAGATGGTAATATAGTGGGTATAGAGATAGAGGGGATTAAAAACTTAAAGAATTTGAATTTGCCGATAAAAGCAAGTTTTGAATTCTCTCAATCTTCCCAGTAGAGCTTCTTGGCAAATTTTTTATAAGCCTCTATGGCTTCACTTTTGTTTAAATGATATATGGATGTTAAGCCTTCTATAATCCATCTCCTGAGTTTCTTTTGAATAGCTTTTTCTTGCTGATTTGTCATAAAAGAACTTTCTTTTAACCTTTTTAAATATCTGATTAATCTATTTACTTTTCCAAACCAAATACGGCGGTATGGATATTTAGTATGAGTGGTTTTATACAGCTCCCTGAGCAGGTAGTTTTTATAGTTTTTGTTAGGCTGTATTAAGACCCGTTTTAGTTTTTCATCATACCTGATAGTATATAGCTCCAGTTTAATTGATTGATTGAGATGTTTAAGATTTTTTTTGATAAATTGATGATTTTCTTTAGGTGAGTTCTTTAGAGCTTCATTGAGAGCTTCTTTTTTAGTTTTATGTTTGAAAAGGTATAGAACTCCATCTATTAAAGGAACTGCAACGATATTTTTTGAAGGCTTGATTATATAACCATATTTAGAAAGTAAACCATAGCGGTAATTATTATTTTGTTTAAAGGCTCTAAAGAGCTTGTCATAATTAGCCCATAGAATCATTTTATCTGTCTCCAAATTTTAATTAGCTT from Persephonella sp. includes:
- a CDS encoding DUF2283 domain-containing protein; protein product: MKFKYYPETDTLYIEVKSIPSVESEEILEGIVLDYDEDGNIVGIEIEGIKNLKNLNLPIKASFEFSQSSQ